Proteins from a genomic interval of Arvicola amphibius chromosome 14, mArvAmp1.2, whole genome shotgun sequence:
- the Tchh gene encoding trichohyalin, giving the protein MSPLLRSVIDIAEVFDHYASHSCDGASLSKKDLKNLLERELGDVLQRPHDPETVDVILELLDRDSNGRVDFNEFLLFLFKLAQACYSALNQAVGLDEKTALPREKRSLSQDRRQEDQRRFEPRDVQQDEEAGRRSWQKRREQEERAEEQSRRQERLEERQQRRELQELEERLAEKEPLSWSQGPDAEEFSEEEEQQRQELRSRQQREERRLQKRGRQELRDPQLRREQELVAEEDEEQTQLREPQSLTRRWQRQLESEAEARQNKVYARPSRQEPEERQLREQEQRSRELRRQRAQEEEEERLEQQQRSQRRQTEEQRFREEEQQLAELQDSLLEERQRRRQEERRQLQEESQRRSRLYAKPSARQQREEVLREERLLQEEAQQRRQRDRKYRQEEELQRDEEQLQRDEEQLHRERRRLQQERQFQEEDLQQEEERLQQEEGRLRRERRRLQQERQYQEEDLQRLRDEGQRRDLKWQWQPEKETEARGRRLFSKRREDGEQIRQLEDSLEHERRSRQDRRPLQDEAEEKRELEQERRRRQQRDRQFLEEEQLQRERQREAARRGERLREEEQLLRDSRRRPQERDGKFLEEERQLRKEREELRQRREERQFQEEELRRQEQEKELRQERDRKSREEQERRQQRCEEEQLREEEQLRQQRQQRDRKLRREEERLQELEEEQLRRQERDRKVRRDQERLQELEEEQLRRQERDRKVRREEERLQELEEEPLRRQERDRKLRRDQERRRELEEDQLRRPEREDRRFRQEQERRQQRREEEQLREEEQLRQQRDRKLRREEERLQELEEEQLRRQERDRRSRQEQQLRQEQREEEQLRRQERERKLRREEERLQELEEEQLRRQERDRKLRREEERLQELEEEQLRRQERDRKVRRDQERLQELEEEQLRRQERDRKLRRDQERRQELEEDQLRRPEREDRRFRQEQERRQQRREEEQLREEEQLRQQRDRKLRREEERLQELEEEQLRRQERDRRSRQEQQLRQEQREEEQLRRQERERKLRREEERLQELEEEQLQDRKFLREQELRRDRKLRREEERLQELEEEQLRDRKLRVEEQLRREREAERQRGQERDGKFRREQEFRQELEDEQPRDRKFRREQELRRDRKLQEEEERLQELEEEQLRRQERDRKLRREEERLQELEEEQQRLQERDRKLRREERLQELEEEQPRRQERERKLRQEEERLQELEEEQLRRQERDRKVLREEERLQELEEEQLRDRKLRVEEQLRREREAERQRGQERDRKFRREEELRRDRKLREEEELRQELQEEQRRRQERDRKFREEEERSQERDQRFRGEPELRNEKEGHQRRRQELEEEQLRFEEQQRRHQEREQQLRQERDREFREEKQQRQEREELQLRRQKRDGQYSAENQFARDTIRRRQEQERRQEEEQRRRQERERKFQEERIRRQEEQRRRQALETGTRQFANVPVRSSPLYEYIQEQRSQYRP; this is encoded by the exons atgtctcCACTTCTAAGAAGCGTTATTGACATCGCTGAAGTTTTCGATCATTATGCCTCACATAGCTGTGATGGGGCATCACTGAGCAAGAAAGACCTGAAGAACCTCCTTGAAAGGGAACTTGGGGATGTCCTCCAG AGACCACATGACCCTGAGACGGTAGATGTGATCCTAGAACTCCTGGATCGGGACTCCAATGGCCGTGTTGATTTCAACGAATTCCTCCTGTTCCTTTTCAAGCTTGCTCAAGCTTGCTATTCCGCTCTCAATCAGGCCGTAGGGCTAGATGAAAAGACAGCCCTGCCTAGAGAGAAGAGGAGCCTGTCACAAGATCGCAGGCAAGAAGACCAAAGGAGATTCGAGCCCCGGGACGTACAACAGGACGAAGAAGCCGGGCGCCGAAGCTGGCAGAAGAGACGTGAGCAGGAGGAGCGCGCTGAAGAgcagagcaggaggcaggagagactGGAGGAGAGACAGCAGAGGCGAGAACTGCAGGAACTGGAGGAGCGCCTGGCGGAGAAAGAGCCTCTAAGCTGGAGCCAGGGTCCTGATGCTGAAGAGTTTTCCGAGGAAGAGGAACAGCAAAGGCAAGAACTCAGGAGCAGGCAGCAGAGGGAAGAGAGACGGCTGCAGAAGCGCGGGCGACAGGAGCTGCGCGACCCCCAGCTTAGGCGCGAGCAGGAGTTAGTGGCTGAGGAGGACGAGGAGCAGACGCAACTCCGGGAGCCCCAGAGTCTCACCCGGAGGTGGCAGAGGCAGCTCGAAAGCGAGGCCGAAGCCCGTCAGAACAAAGTCTACGCCAGGCCCAGCAGACAGGAGCCGGAAGAGCGTCAGCTCCGGGAGCAGGAGCAGCGGTCCCGGGAGCTCCGAAGGCAGCGagcccaggaggaggaggaggaacgcTTGGAGCAGCAGCAGCGGTCGCAGAGGCGCCAGACAGAGGAGCAGCGCTTCcgggaggaggagcagcagctagcagagctccaggacagcctcctaGAGGAACGCCAGAGGCGTCGCCAGGAAGAGCGCAGGCAACTGCAGGAAGAAAGCCAAAGGCGCAGCAGGCTGTACGCCAAACCCAGCGCCAGGCAGCAGAGGGAGGAAGTGCTGCGGGAGGAGCGGCTGCTGCAAGAAGAGGCTCAGCAGCGCCGACAGCGGGACAGAAAATACCGCCAGGAGGAAG AGCTGCAGCGGGACGAAGAGCAGCTGCAGCGAGACGAAGAGCAGCTGCATAGGGAAAGAAGGCGCCTGCAGCAGGAGAGGCAGTTTCAAGAGGAGGAcctgcagcaggaggaagagcggctgcagcaggaggaagggCGGCTGCGGAGAGAAAGAAGGCGCCTGCAGCAGGAGAGGCAGTATCAAGAGGAGGACCTGCAGAGGCTGAGAGACGAAGGTCAGCGTAGGGATCTGAAGTGGCAGTGGCaaccagagaaagaaactgaagctcGTGGCCGCAGGCTCTTCTCCAAACGCAGGGAGGATGGAGAACAGATCCGCCAGCTGGAGGATTCTCTGGAGCATGAAAGACGCTCACGTCAGGATCGGCGGCCTCTGCAAGACGAAGCAGAAGAGAAGCGAGAGCTGGAGCAGGAAAGGCGGCGGCGACAGCAGCGCGACCGGCAGTTCCTAGAGGAAGAGCAGCTGCAGCGAGAGCGCCAACGGGAAGCCGCACGACGAGGCGAGAGGCTCCGGGAGGAAGAGCAGCTCCTGAGAGACTCGAGGAGACGGCCACAGGAGAGGGACGGAAAGTTCCTTGAGGAGGAAAGGCAGCTGCGGAAGGAGCGGGAAGAGCTGAGGCAAAGACGAGAAGAGAGACAGTTCCAGGAGGAGGAGCTGCGCCGCCAAGAACAGGAGAAAGAACTTCGGCAGGAGCGCGACAGAAAATCCCGTGAGGAACAAGAGCGCCGCCAGCAGCGGTGTGAGGAGGAGCAGCTCCGGGAAGAAGAGCAGCTCCGTCAGCAACGACAGCAAAGAGACAGGAAACTCCGCCGGGAAGAAGAGCGCTTGCAGGAACTGGAGGAAGAGCAGCTAAGACGCCAGGAGCGTGACAGGAAAGTCCGCCGGGATCAAGAGCGCCTGCAGGAGCTCgaggaagagcagctgaggcGCCAGGAACGTGACAGGAAAGTCCGCAGGGAAGAAGAGCGCCTGCAGGAACTGGAGGAAGAGCCGCTGAGGCGACAGGAACGTGACAGGAAGCTCCGCCGGGATCAAGAGCGCCGTCGGGAGCTTGAGGAAGATCAGCTGAGGCGACCTGAGCGTGAGGACAGAAGATTCCGCCAGGAACAAGAGCGTCGCCAGCAGCGGCGTGAGGAGGAGCAGCTCCGGGAAGAAGAGCAGCTCCGTCAGCAACGTGACAGGAAACTCCGAAGGGAAGAAGAGCGCCTGCAGGAGCTCgaggaagagcagctgaggcGACAGGAACGTGACAGAAGATCCCGCCAGGAACAACAGCTTCGCCAGGAGCAGCGtgaggaagagcagctgaggcGCCAGGAACGTGAAAGGAAACTCCGCCGGGAAGAAGAGCGCCTGCAGGAACTggaggaagagcagctgaggcGACAGGAACGTGACAGGAAGCTCCGCCGGGAAGAAGAGCGCCTGCAGGAACTggaggaagagcagctgaggcGACAGGAACGTGACAGGAAAGTCCGTCGGGATCAAGAGCGCCTGCAGGAACTggaggaagagcagctgaggcGACAGGAACGTGACAGGAAGCTCCGCCGGGATCAAGAGCGCCGTCAGGAGCTTGAGGAAGATCAGCTGAGGCGACCTGAGCGTGAGGACAGAAGATTCCGCCAGGAACAAGAGCGTCGCCAGCAGCGGCGTGAGGAGGAGCAGCTCCGGGAGGAAGAGCAGCTCCGTCAGCAACGTGACAGGAAACTCCGAAGGGAAGAAGAGCGCCTGCAGGAGCTCgaggaagagcagctgaggcGACAGGAACGTGACAGAAGATCCCGCCAGGAACAACAGCTTCGCCAGGAGCAGCGtgaggaagagcagctgaggcGCCAGGAACGTGAAAGGAAACTCCGCCGGGAAGAAGAGCGCCTGCAGGAGCTCGAGGAAGAGCAGTTGCAGGACAGGAAGTTCCTCCGGGAACAAGAGCTCAGGCGTGACAGAAAACTCCGTCGGGAAGAAGAGCGCCTGCAGGAACTGGAGGAAGAGCAGCTGCGAGACCGAAAGCTGAGGGTGGAGGAGCAGCTTCGCAGGGAGCGCGAGGCAGAGCGGCAGCGTGGACAGGAACGTGACGGAAAATTCCGCCGGGAACAAGAATTCCGCCAGGAACTAGAGGATGAGCAGCCGAGGGATAGAAAGTTCCGCCGGGAACAAGAGCTCAGGCGCGACAGAAAActccaggaggaagaagagcgCCTGCAGGAACTGGAAGAAGAGCAGCTGAGGCGacaggaaagagacaggaaactCCGTCGGGAAGAAGAGCGCCTGCAGGAACTGGAGGAAGAGCAGCAGAGGCTccaggaaagagacaggaaactCCGTCGGGAAGAGCGCCTGCAGGAACTAGAGGAAGAGCAGCCTAGACGCCAGGAGCGTGAGAGGAAACTTCGCCAGGAAGAAGAGCGCTTGCAGGAACTggaggaagagcagctgagacGCCAGGAGCGTGACAGGAAAGTCCTCAGGGAAGAAGAGCGCCTGCAGGAACTGGAGGAAGAGCAGCTGCGAGACCGAAAGCTGAGAGTGGAGGAGCAGCTTCGCAGGGAGCGCGAGGCAGAGCGGCAGCGTGGACAGGAACGTGACAGAAAGTTCCGCCGGGAAGAAGAGCTCAGGCGGGACAGAAAACTCCGTGAGGAAGAAGAGCTCCGCCAGGAACTCCAGGAAGAGCAGCGGAGACGCCAGGAACGTGACAGGAAATTCCGTGAGGAAGAAGAACGCAGTCAGGAGCGCGACCAGAGATTCCGCGGGGAACCAGAGCTCCGGAATGAAAAAGAGGGGCATCAGCGGCGCCGCCAAGAACTCGAGGAAGAACAGCTTCGCTTTGAGGAACAGCAGCGTCGCCACCAGGAACGAGAGCAACAGCTTCGCCAAGAGCGCGACAGGGAATTCcgggaggagaagcagcagcgcCAGGAACGTGAAGAACTGcagctgaggaggcagaaacGAGATGGGCAGTACTCGGCTGAGAATCAGTTTGCCAGGGATACGATTCGTCGTCGTCAGGAACAAGAAAGACGTCAGGAAGAGGAACAAAGACGTCGCCAAGAGCGGGAGAGGAAATTTCAAGAGGAGCGGATCCgtaggcaggaggagcagaggcGCCGCCAAGCCTTGGAGACTGGCACGCGCCAGTTTGCCAACGTCCCGGTGCGTTCCAGCCCTCTCTATGAGTACATCCAAGAGCAGAGGTCTCAATACCGCCCTTAA